One part of the Phragmites australis chromosome 3, lpPhrAust1.1, whole genome shotgun sequence genome encodes these proteins:
- the LOC133913615 gene encoding adenylate isopentenyltransferase 5, chloroplastic-like: protein MPLSMASAPAFPRLTMPLPPAITLPDAAVAVPPQLSVVGRRVAAKHKAVVVLGATGTGKSRLAIDLALRFGGEVINSDKMQVYAGLDVATNKMAPEECAGVPHHLLGVAHPDAEFTAADFRCEAARTAAATAARGRLPIIAGGSNSYVEELVEGDRRAFRERYECCFLWVDVQLPVLHDFVARRVDEMCWRGLVEEVAAAFDPRRTEYSRGIWRAIGVPELDAYLRSRGLDVDEDERARMLDAAVNEIKANTSRLACRQRGKIQRLAHMWRVRRVDATEVFLKRGHEADEAWQRLVAAPCIDAVRSFLLEDQKYSSMVTAAKASIFTSTATAVAAAVV from the coding sequence ATGCCACTGTCCATGGCATCGGCTCCCGCCTTCCCGAGGCTGACGATGCCGCTGCCGCCAGCGATCACGCTCCCGGACGCCGCGGTCGCGGTGCCGCCGCAGCTGTCGGTCGTGGGTAGGCGCGTGGCGGCGAAGCACAAGGCCGTGGTGGTGCTGGGCGCGACGGGGACAGGCAAGTCGCGCCTGGCGATCGACCTCGCGCTGCGGTTCGGCGGCGAGGTGATCAACTCCGACAAGATGCAGGTGTACGCCGGCCTGGATGTGGCCACCAACAAAATGGCACCCGAGGAGTGCGCGGGGGTGCCGCACCACCTGCTCGGCGTGGCGCACCCGGACGCCGAGTTCACGGCCGCGGACTTCCGCTGCGAGGCCGCGCGCACCGCGGCCGCGACAGCCGCGCGGGGCCGCCTCCCCATCATCGCGGGCGGGTCCAACTCGTACGTCGAGGAGCTCGTGGAGGGGGACCGCCGCGCGTTCCGGGAGCGGTACGAGTGCTGCTTCCTCTGGGTGGACGTGCAGCTCCCCGTGCTGCACGACTTCGTCGCCCGCCGCGTCGACGAGATGTGCTGGCGCGGACtcgtcgaggaggtggccgccGCCTTCGACCCCCGCCGCACCGAGTACTCCAGGGGCATATGGCGCGCCATCGGCGTGCCTGAGCTCGACGCGTACCTCCGGTCGCGCGGCCTCGACGTCGATGAAGACGAGCGCGCACGCATGCTCGACGCGGCCGTCAACGAGATCAAGGCGAACACGTCCCGCCTCGCCTGCCGCCAGCGCGGCAAGATCCAGCGGCTCGCGCACATGTGGCGCGTCCGCCGCGTCGATGCCACAGAGGTGTTCCTCAAGCGCGGCCACGAAGCCGACGAGGCGTGGCAGCGGCTCGTCGCCGCGCCATGCATAGACGCCGTCCGGTCCTTCCTTCTGGAAGACCAAAAATACAGCAGCATGGTCACCGCAGCTAAAGCCTCCATCTtcacctccaccgccaccgctgTAGCAGCCGCGGTTGTTTAA